Proteins from a single region of Hoplias malabaricus isolate fHopMal1 unplaced genomic scaffold, fHopMal1.hap1 H_1, whole genome shotgun sequence:
- the LOC136685960 gene encoding uncharacterized protein — MQIAWERMKLPGKPQVTDLRTAIATYARSTLGVQERAKVSQFMCHDVSTADKFYVLNLNVEQAAERRKLFEAISQGPEVEPPVLGTPAEKQTGKRKQKGSQRRQPRKRQRREEEEEETTSEDESQVKFQESGLSEEEMTSCEEEGGQQAEQQAEKEEEQQEKGGKRPRRNVPRIILQKISPLKLTGASPSRLGLRNIAQQKSKSERIRKAVKRALQY, encoded by the exons ATGCAAATTGCTTGGGAGAGAATGAAGCTTCCAGGCAAGCCGCAGGTTACAGATTTAAGAACTGCCATCGCCACCTAT GCTAGGTCTACCCTGGGAGTTCAGGAACGTGCAAAAGTCTCACAGTTTATGTGTCATGATGTCTCCACGGCAGACAAATTTTATGTCCTCAATCTGAACGTCGAACAGGCTGCTGAACGGAGGAAACTCTTTGAAGCCATCTCACAGGGTCCTGAAGTGGAGCCACCTGTGTTGGGGACACCAGCTGAGAAGCAAACTGGAAAACGGAAACAGAAGGGTTCTCAACGCAGACAAcccagaaagagacagagacgggaagaggaggaggaggagacgaCAAGTGAAGATGAGTCACAGGTTAAATTCCAAGAAAGTGGCTTATCTGAAGAG GAAATGACAAGCtgtgaggaggagggggggcaGCAGGCAGAGCAGCAGgcagaaaaggaggaggagcagcaggAAAAAGGAGGGAAAAGGCCCCGTCGGAATGTCCCTCGTATCATTCTACAGAAGATTTCACCACTGAAATTGACTGGCGCATCACCAAGTAGGCTCGGTTTACGCAATATTGCCCAACAAAAATCAAAGAGCGAACGAATTAGGAAAGCTGTGAAGAGGGCCCTTCAGTATTAA